The DNA segment ATCTTCTAGATAAAATTGCCACCTACAAGGAAAAAACCGAAGCGATCAAGGCCAAGATCAAGAAGGCGATGATGTATCCGGCCGCGGTCGTCACGGTCGCCTTCATTGTCACAGCCATCCTCCTCATCTTCGTGGTCCCTCAGTTCCAGACGCTGTTCAATGGTTTTGGCGCCTCCCTACCCGCCTTTACACTCTTCGTAATCCACTTGTCCAAGCTCTTTCAAGCATGGTGGTGGGCGATTTTCGCCGCTATCGGCGGTGGTATCTGGTTGTTCGCGCGTGCCTACAAACGCTCGCACGCATTTCATCGCATGATCGACGGCTGGATGCTACACGTGCCGATTTTCGGCGCGCTTGCCAGGAAATCGGCCATCGCTCGCTTTGCGCGGACGCTGTCCACCATGTTCGCAGCCGGCGTGCCGCTGGTCGAAGCGCTCGAATCGGTAGCGGGCGCGACCGGCAACGTGCATTACGCCGAGGCCACGATGAAAATGCGCGACGATACTTCCTCCGGCACCCAGTTGCGTCAATCGATGCGCCAGTTCACGCATTTGTTCCCCAACATGAGCCTGCAGATGGTAGCCATCGGCGAGGAATCGGGAGCACTGGATAATATGCTCGCCAAGGTCGCCGACTTCTACGAAGAGGAGGTCGACGTCATGGTCGACGGTCTCTCCACTCTCCTCGAACCGCTGATCATGGTCATACTCGGCGTCATCGTCGGCGGACTGGTTATCGCCATGTACCTGCCAATCTTCAATCTCGGCAAGGTCGTCTGAACTACCCCTAGCACGGGGAACGCGCACCGCGTCCCCGCCGAATGAAGCCATGCTGCGAACCCAGCCCGATGACCCTGCCGATACCCATCCCCTACCTCGTTCTGTTAATCCTAACCGGCTTGGTGATCGGAAGCTTCGTGAACGTGGTCATTCACCGCCTTCCACGTATGATGGCGCTACAGTGGCGGCGCGAATGCGCCGAGCTGGGCGCCTCCGAAGCGCACACGCCCACAGAGGACGACGACGCGCATCCTCAAAAAAACGAAACTTACAACTTGGTTGTGCCTCGCTCATCTTGCCCGCATTGCGGGCACATGATTGCAGCGACCGAGAACATCCCGATCCTCAGTTATCTTTGGCAACGCGGGCGCTGCGCTGCCTGCCGTGCCCCGATTTCGCCACGCTACCCGATCATAGAGCTACTGGGCGCCCTGCTTGCCGCAATGGCAGGATTGCGTTTCGGCCTCAGCTGGGAAACGCTGGCGGCGGCCGTGCTCGGCTGGAGTCTGCTCGCCGCTGCTGCCATCGATCTCGAAACTCAGCTACTGCCCGACAGCATCACCCTACCGCTGCTATGGCTCGGCTTGCTGCTGAATATCGACGGGCTATTCGTACCGTTGCGCGACGCCGTCATCGGGGCGATGGCGGGTTATTTGAGCCTGTGGCTGATCTATCACCTGTTCCGCCTACTGACCGGTAAAGAGGGCATGGGCTACGGCGATTTCAAACTGCTCGCCTTGCTCGGCGCGTGGTTCGGCTGGCAGCTACTGCCACTGACCATACTGTTGTCCTCCTTGGTTGGCGCCCTCGCGGGGCTGTCCCTGATGGCCTTTCGGCGTCACCACCACGAGATTCCCATACCCTTCGGCCCCTATCTCGCGGCGGCTGGTTGGATCGCCCTGCTGTGGGGACACGCGCTGACCGGCGCGTATCTGCGCTTCGCGCATATTGGCGGATGAGCTACCGGATCGGCCTGACGGGAGGCATCGGCTGCGGCAAGTCCACCGTGGCCGCACGTTTCGCGGCGCACGGCATACCGATCATCGACAGCGACCGCATCGCCCGCGAGCTGGTCGAGCCGGGACAGCCGGCACTCGCAGCAATCACACAGGCCTTCGGCGCCGACCTGCTACACGCGGACGGGCGACTTGACCGACGCGCGTTACGTCTACGCATTTTCGGCGACGCCGGTGCCAGAAGCCGCCTGGAGGCCATACTTCACCCGCGCATCCGCGCGACGATGCAGGCGGCAAGCGCCCAGACTGAAGCCCCCTATATCATGCTGATGATCCCCTTGCTGATCGAAAGTGGTTGGCAGGACATGGTTGATCGAATCCTCGTCATCGACTGCGCACCGGAAACTCAGATTCGCCGAGTTATGGCGCGCGATAAAGCCTCGGAGCCAGAGGTCCGCGCGATACTCGCTGCGCAAGCATCGCGCGAGGGGCGGCTCTCGGCCGCGCACGATATCCTTCGCAACGAAGATGCCGACACCGACACCCTCGACGCGCGTATCGCCGAGCTCGACATGCGCTACCGCGAAGCGGCGCGCGCCGATCGGACCTGAAACCGCGTCGCCATCAGGCCCCGGGATTGTCCAGGCCGAGTATCCATGGCCTGGTGTTCCACAACGCGTTTTGCTTTTTTAAATCGATGTTCTTCGTATGCTCGGAGATTAAGTCCGCAACCGTCACAAGCCCGTCATTCCCATGGATGCCCTGACGGTCAGGCGCTGCGAAATCCTCCGGCGATAAGAATCGGCCGACATGGTGAAGCGAGCGGATCATCGCAAACACGAGGAACCTGTTCACAGACCGCGCGGACCTTAACCTGATACACTTTCTGGAAAGCATAAAAAAAGCCCCGTCACGCGCCCGTCAGCGGTGATCGGGTGGGCTGATTCATTGGGTTGCCGACACGATGCACGCTCTCAAACTTTCCCTACTCGGCCCGATCGAAATCGAATTTCAGAACAGACCGTTTTCGGGCGCGCCGCACGACAAGGGATTCATGCTACTGGCCTATCTGGCAGTGGAGGGCGCTCGTCCGCACAGCCGAGAGGCTCTGGCCGAAATGCTCTGGCCGGACCTGCCAGCCGAACGAGGACGTCACAACCTGCGCCAGACACTGTTCCGCCTACGCAACCTCTTGGGGAACAGCAAGGTAGGCAATTTCTTCGAAACCGATCGCCACCGCATCTGGTTCAATCGGCAAAGCGACTATCTGCTCGACCTCGATCAATTCACCCATGCACGTGACGTCGACACGGCGTCACTGCTCCGACGACTCAATCTCTATCGCGGCATGTTCATGGAAGATCTGCGCAGCGAGACGAGTGAGGAATTCGCACTCTGGATCGAAGGACGGCGGACGCAGACGCATCGCCTCATGCTGGCCCTGCTTGAGGAAGCCTGCACGCGCTTTGAGTCACAAAACGAAACGGTGGCCGCCCTGCGCTGGGCAGAACGTTACGTCGATCTCGCCCCTTGGAATGAGGACGGCCATCGACGCCTGATACAGCTGCTGGCCAAAAACGGCCAGCGGAGTGCCGCTATTGCCCACTACCATGCGATGGTCGAATCGCTCGATCACGAACTGGGTGTCACCCCCTCTGCCGAAAGCAGACGCCTGTTCGAGCGCCTTGAGCAAACCGCTACCGCGCCCCCAAACGAGCAGGCAGACAAGCATATCTGGCACGGCGGTAACAACCCCGGGCTCGGGCACGAATATCGGCAGATCACGGTACTACGCTGCGGCTTCGGCTATCAGGACATAGATGACCCAGAAGCCTTCGCCGACGCAGTTGCCGAACCCATCGCCCTCGCTGCCCGTACCATAGAGGAGCACAACGGTTGGATCGCGGTGGCACGCAGCACCGGCATTCTAGCCTACTTCGGCTGGCCAACTGCGGACGAACGGGCTACCACGCACGCCGTGCGCGCTGCTATCGCTGTCGCCAGTCGAATATCGGAAAAAACGGCTCGCAGCCTTTCCATTGGCATACACACCGGGCCGATCATTCTGACTAACGAGACGAATCGGCCGGACACTATCGGGCTGACCACCGACATCGTGCTCCGCCTGCAGATTTCAACACCGCCAGGCATCATCGCGATTAGCGAGGCTACGCGGCGCTGTATTCGCGGGCACTTCGAACTATCCGCCCTCCCTCCCCTGACGATGACCGAGCAAAGCCGCCCCTTAGGCGTCTGGCGTGTCCACCGAGACAACCAAGGCGTACTGATGGACGGTCAAGCCCAAAAACCGCCCCTGGTCGGGCGCGACGTCGAACTTGAGTCCCTGCTCGACGACTGGACCCAAGTCCAGAGCGGACGTTGCGTGGTCACCGTACTCGTCGGCGAAGCAGGTATCGGCAAAACTCGGCTACTACAGGCGCTACACGATAAAATCGATCGGCCGCTACTGCGCGAGACGCACTGTGATCCCCTGATGAAGCAGACGCCTTATCACCCGGTCATGCATTTTTTTAGGCGCCATCTCGACTTGCCGCGCAATTACCCAGATACCCTCGTGACCCATAAGCTGGAGGCACACTACACCAGCTTCCCCAGCCGAGACGGCGGCGGCATCATCAAGCCATTGCAATGGCTACTGGCACGTCCAAGCGATGAGGGTTTATCTGAACATTCCGCGAGCACACACAGTGGTGATGGCGAACGTCACCAGCTCGCCGAGGCCGTCGCCAGCCTGCTGGAAACCAGCGCACAGACAACACCGCTCCTGCTCGTGATCGAGGATTTGCACTGGGCAGACCCCTCCACCTTGGCATTGTTAGGTTATCTGACCACGAGGCTCGCACAGTCACGCATACACATGTGCCTGACCATGCGCAGCACCGCCTGCCTCCCGAACAATCTGCTCGAGCGCGCCCGTATCCTTCAGCTCAAGCCACTCGATCTGTCCGCTTCGTTGCAGCTGACCCAACGCATTGCCCCCCCTGACAAGACCAGTAGCGATTTCGCCCTGGTGATTGCCAAGCAGTCCGAAGGCAATCCCATGTTCATCGTAGAGCTGACGCACATGCTCCACGACGACGCGCTGGACGACACGCTGCCGGGCAAGCTGCAGGAACTCATCAGCACGCGTATCGAGCAAGCCTGCGAAGACAAACCTCTGTTACGCGCTGCGGCCGTCATCGGACGCGAATTCTGCACCGCGCACTTGGCGCGCCTGCTTGAACTGCCGGAGGCAACGGTGGATGAAGGGCTCCGACGCCTGAGTCAGCGCCACCTGATCGAGCGCTCATCCGATGACGGCCCGACCTACCGATTCGCACATGCGCTTGTTCATCAAATCACCTATCAATCTACCACCCGCAGCCAGCGTCGGGTGATGCACCGCCAATTCGCCACACTGCTGCAAAACGCCAACGACATCGATGCCGGTGCGATCGCTTGGCATCTCACGGAAACCGGCGCGTACGCCGAGGCCATCGGCTGGTGGCTCAAGAGCGGGCGCAACGCAGCGTCACTGGCCGCCTATACCGAGGCCGTCAGCCATTTCGAGCGCGGCCTGCAGCTCCTTGAACACATCCCTGATCGCGAGGCGTTCTGGGAAACCGAGCTCGATCTACTCATCCAGCTGGCATACCCGCTCGCCATCACCAAAGGATATTACGATTCCAAATCCGAACGCCTCTACCGCCGCGCACTGGAAATCAGCAAACGACACGCCGTCGAACCCCGCCACGGGCTGGCGCTGCTGCGCAGCTATTGGTTCGGCGCGAGCAGTCGCAATTCCTTCAGCGAAAGTCGCCTCATCGCGGGACGCATGATCGAGCTGGCCGAGTCGGTCCACGCAAATGTCTTCGCCGCGCTCGGGCACTATCTGTATGGCAACGCATCGTTATGGCTTGGCGACTTTCATCGAGCATGCGATCACCTGCAAGAAACCCTGTCTCGTTTAGACCATAAGGATCAGGAAACCGATCATTTCCTACGCAATGATCAGCACTTTGACATCACGGCTACCGGCTACCTCGGCTGGAATATGTGGTTTCTCGGCCGCATCGATCAGGCGCTACGACTTACCCAACGTGCCGTGCAAATGGCGGAAACTCGTCACCACCCGGCGACCCTCATGGCCGCCCTTGCTACCTATATCGGCACACGCATCTGGTGTCGACGGTCCGACGAGGTTGCCACTGCAGCCCAACGCCTTGGCGCGCTGTGCCAGGAACATGGTTTTCGCATGTGGGGCGATGTCGGCACGCTTGCCAGCGTATGGGCAACCGCCGCCAATCGAAAATCACGCGAGGGGCTGGATGATGCTGAAGCCGCAATGAATCGCGCGACGGCGCTCTGGCCTGGCGGCGCCACGGGTTTTCAGTTCATTCTCGTCGATGCTTGCATCATGGCCGGCGATAGCGTGCGCGGCTGGCGGATTCTCTCGCAGGCTTGGAAAACCATGCAAGCCACCGGTTCACGCGCCTTCTTCGCCGGCTGCAAGCTGGCCGAAGCGCGTTTGCTCGCGCTAGATGGACAAAACCACGAACATTGCTTAAGGGAATCCATTGAAGTAGCGCAACAGCAAGAGGCCCACAGCCTGGAAATTCTAGCCTGGGGCGATCTTCATGAAACCTACCATGCACGTGGCACAGTGTTGCCGGAAACACATCGGCAGCGCATGCGCGATACACTGAGCCGCTGCTCGGGCACAGAACTTGCGCCTGAACTCGCGTATATCAACCGCCAGCTGCATGGCATCGCCTGAACCGGAATTTATCCGCCCTCGAAAATGGCAATGCGCAGACAAATATGCAGAATAGGCAAATAGGCGGAACAACATTGACCCGGAAGGCCGCGTGAACGACTTTGTTACCTACGAACAGCCCCTCAACGAACGCATGCGTACCTTTTTGCGCCTCGAAGTACTTATGGAACGCCTACGTTCCGCCATGGAGGGAGAAGAAACCTGGCGCGCACACTGCGCACTCAATTCGCTGTTGGAAATCGTCAGCCTAGTCAATCGAGTCGATGTCAAAAACGACCTCATGCTAGAACTCGATCGGCAGGCCGCCAATATCGGCCGGCTCAGTGCTGACAACGGAGTAGATCAACAGCGTCTGCAGGAAATCGTCGAGCGCTTACGCCACCTCAGTCGTAAGCTCCACGAGATGTCCGGGCAACTTGCTCAGCATCTGGTACGCAACGAACTGCTTGCCAGCATCAAGCAGCGCATGAGCATCCCCGGCGGTACCTGCGACTTTGACCTTCCGGCATATCACTACTGGCTATCACGCAAACCGGAACTCCGGCGCGCTGTGCTTAAGACCTGGACGGAACCCTTTGATCAAGTCATGGAAGCTACGGGACTCGTCCTCGGGCTGGTCCGAGACAGTGCGGTTCCCACCAGTCAACACGCTACCCAGGGGTTTTTCCAGCAGACGCTGAATCTTGAAACGCCCACACAAATCCTGCGCGTTCGGGTCGACGCAGCATCGCCTGTCTACCCCGAAATCAGCGCTGGCAAACACCGCTTCAGCATCCGTTTCCTGCGCCAACCCGACATTGCCACACGCGCCACCCAAACCGACGAAGACATCAGTTTCGAACTGGCAACCTGCGCACTCTAGCGTGTCCCCTCAGGGTGTCGTAAACGGCACCCGCATTTCTACCTGTCGCTTTGGATACGCCAGAATCACAACCGCTATCCAGTCGGCCCGACCCGAGGCGCAGGCCGGAATCATTGCGCGGGCTACCCAAACTTTGGCCGCGCCGTACCCCTCGCTACGAAAAGCAAATCGGTTGTCGCCCATATTCATGCCCTTCATGATGAATTGCACCTCGGCATGTATAGGCGCCGGATCCGACTTCAGCGAAAGCACCAAGGGCGTGAGCGTTCGTGGGGACGAACCAAACTTGAGTGTCGCCCGATAACCCGCGCCCATGACCGTACATCCGGTTACCGCCGACGGGTTGCAACCCGTCGGCGGCGTCAGCACCAAGGTTGCAGCCTCCGCAGCCTGTACACATCCCGCCGCCAGCAACACATACAGCAGCAAACCCGTCACAAGCACGCTGTTTCTTCCGCCGTCCATTACGCCCTCCCAGAACCGCAATCCCATAACCCTCGAATTGCGGCAATTCCCTGTCCGCCCCATTTGCGTGCCTGATCCACGTCCGATGAATGCAGACCGCCCAAGGCATAGACTG comes from the Acidihalobacter yilgarnensis genome and includes:
- a CDS encoding type II secretion system F family protein, whose protein sequence is MAQKALSKSIFVWEGVDRKGIRIKGENEAQSEALLKSQLRRDGINPTKIRKKAKSLFGGGKKIDGKDIAVLARQLATMMSAGVPLVQSLDIIAQGHDKPAMQKMVFGLKGNVEGGNTLADALTHYPDLFDDLFVNLVRAGEQSGSLENLLDKIATYKEKTEAIKAKIKKAMMYPAAVVTVAFIVTAILLIFVVPQFQTLFNGFGASLPAFTLFVIHLSKLFQAWWWAIFAAIGGGIWLFARAYKRSHAFHRMIDGWMLHVPIFGALARKSAIARFARTLSTMFAAGVPLVEALESVAGATGNVHYAEATMKMRDDTSSGTQLRQSMRQFTHLFPNMSLQMVAIGEESGALDNMLAKVADFYEEEVDVMVDGLSTLLEPLIMVILGVIVGGLVIAMYLPIFNLGKVV
- a CDS encoding prepilin peptidase, whose translation is MTLPIPIPYLVLLILTGLVIGSFVNVVIHRLPRMMALQWRRECAELGASEAHTPTEDDDAHPQKNETYNLVVPRSSCPHCGHMIAATENIPILSYLWQRGRCAACRAPISPRYPIIELLGALLAAMAGLRFGLSWETLAAAVLGWSLLAAAAIDLETQLLPDSITLPLLWLGLLLNIDGLFVPLRDAVIGAMAGYLSLWLIYHLFRLLTGKEGMGYGDFKLLALLGAWFGWQLLPLTILLSSLVGALAGLSLMAFRRHHHEIPIPFGPYLAAAGWIALLWGHALTGAYLRFAHIGG
- the coaE gene encoding dephospho-CoA kinase (Dephospho-CoA kinase (CoaE) performs the final step in coenzyme A biosynthesis.), whose protein sequence is MSYRIGLTGGIGCGKSTVAARFAAHGIPIIDSDRIARELVEPGQPALAAITQAFGADLLHADGRLDRRALRLRIFGDAGARSRLEAILHPRIRATMQAASAQTEAPYIMLMIPLLIESGWQDMVDRILVIDCAPETQIRRVMARDKASEPEVRAILAAQASREGRLSAAHDILRNEDADTDTLDARIAELDMRYREAARADRT
- a CDS encoding AAA family ATPase gives rise to the protein MHALKLSLLGPIEIEFQNRPFSGAPHDKGFMLLAYLAVEGARPHSREALAEMLWPDLPAERGRHNLRQTLFRLRNLLGNSKVGNFFETDRHRIWFNRQSDYLLDLDQFTHARDVDTASLLRRLNLYRGMFMEDLRSETSEEFALWIEGRRTQTHRLMLALLEEACTRFESQNETVAALRWAERYVDLAPWNEDGHRRLIQLLAKNGQRSAAIAHYHAMVESLDHELGVTPSAESRRLFERLEQTATAPPNEQADKHIWHGGNNPGLGHEYRQITVLRCGFGYQDIDDPEAFADAVAEPIALAARTIEEHNGWIAVARSTGILAYFGWPTADERATTHAVRAAIAVASRISEKTARSLSIGIHTGPIILTNETNRPDTIGLTTDIVLRLQISTPPGIIAISEATRRCIRGHFELSALPPLTMTEQSRPLGVWRVHRDNQGVLMDGQAQKPPLVGRDVELESLLDDWTQVQSGRCVVTVLVGEAGIGKTRLLQALHDKIDRPLLRETHCDPLMKQTPYHPVMHFFRRHLDLPRNYPDTLVTHKLEAHYTSFPSRDGGGIIKPLQWLLARPSDEGLSEHSASTHSGDGERHQLAEAVASLLETSAQTTPLLLVIEDLHWADPSTLALLGYLTTRLAQSRIHMCLTMRSTACLPNNLLERARILQLKPLDLSASLQLTQRIAPPDKTSSDFALVIAKQSEGNPMFIVELTHMLHDDALDDTLPGKLQELISTRIEQACEDKPLLRAAAVIGREFCTAHLARLLELPEATVDEGLRRLSQRHLIERSSDDGPTYRFAHALVHQITYQSTTRSQRRVMHRQFATLLQNANDIDAGAIAWHLTETGAYAEAIGWWLKSGRNAASLAAYTEAVSHFERGLQLLEHIPDREAFWETELDLLIQLAYPLAITKGYYDSKSERLYRRALEISKRHAVEPRHGLALLRSYWFGASSRNSFSESRLIAGRMIELAESVHANVFAALGHYLYGNASLWLGDFHRACDHLQETLSRLDHKDQETDHFLRNDQHFDITATGYLGWNMWFLGRIDQALRLTQRAVQMAETRHHPATLMAALATYIGTRIWCRRSDEVATAAQRLGALCQEHGFRMWGDVGTLASVWATAANRKSREGLDDAEAAMNRATALWPGGATGFQFILVDACIMAGDSVRGWRILSQAWKTMQATGSRAFFAGCKLAEARLLALDGQNHEHCLRESIEVAQQQEAHSLEILAWGDLHETYHARGTVLPETHRQRMRDTLSRCSGTELAPELAYINRQLHGIA
- the zapD gene encoding cell division protein ZapD yields the protein MNDFVTYEQPLNERMRTFLRLEVLMERLRSAMEGEETWRAHCALNSLLEIVSLVNRVDVKNDLMLELDRQAANIGRLSADNGVDQQRLQEIVERLRHLSRKLHEMSGQLAQHLVRNELLASIKQRMSIPGGTCDFDLPAYHYWLSRKPELRRAVLKTWTEPFDQVMEATGLVLGLVRDSAVPTSQHATQGFFQQTLNLETPTQILRVRVDAASPVYPEISAGKHRFSIRFLRQPDIATRATQTDEDISFELATCAL